From Nitratidesulfovibrio vulgaris str. Hildenborough, a single genomic window includes:
- a CDS encoding baseplate J/gp47 family protein — MPFDRPSLPALVERAESDLSARLLDGEQPLRRSVAGVLARVTAGQAHMLYGYLDWLAQQPFPDTAEAEYLARLARVWGIGRKPAVAAAGTVTLQGQPGAVLPAGQELRRDDGTLYRVQADSHAAGATVTASVTALVAGQGGNVAAGQSLMLTSPVAGLQPVAQVTGNGITGGLDAEDDASLRARLLRRIQEPPHGGAAADYVAWALEVPGITRAWVYPGRMGAGTVGVAVVADGLASGPIPDSTLLAKVQAHLEGVRPVTCEVTVFAPQVLTVPITVRLVPDSEAVRAAVRAELRDLFARESSPGAVIRVSHLREAVSVSPGEEDHVLQSPTADVVPASHQMPVLGDITFATA, encoded by the coding sequence ATGCCCTTTGATCGTCCAAGTCTGCCTGCGCTGGTAGAGCGTGCCGAGTCCGATCTTTCGGCGCGGTTGCTCGACGGCGAGCAACCCCTCCGGCGTTCCGTGGCCGGGGTGCTGGCCCGGGTTACAGCAGGGCAGGCCCACATGCTCTATGGCTATCTCGACTGGCTGGCGCAGCAGCCCTTTCCGGACACGGCAGAGGCCGAGTATCTGGCCCGCCTTGCGCGGGTATGGGGCATCGGCCGCAAGCCCGCCGTGGCCGCAGCCGGAACCGTGACCCTGCAAGGTCAGCCTGGGGCCGTGCTGCCTGCCGGGCAGGAACTGCGGCGCGATGACGGAACCCTCTACCGGGTGCAGGCCGACAGCCACGCCGCCGGCGCGACGGTCACGGCCAGCGTGACCGCGCTTGTGGCAGGGCAGGGGGGCAACGTCGCCGCCGGGCAGTCTCTCATGCTGACTTCGCCCGTGGCCGGGTTGCAGCCCGTGGCGCAGGTGACGGGTAACGGCATCACCGGCGGGCTGGATGCCGAAGACGATGCGAGCCTTCGCGCCAGACTGCTGCGACGCATTCAGGAACCGCCCCACGGCGGGGCCGCTGCCGACTATGTGGCGTGGGCACTCGAGGTGCCCGGCATCACCCGCGCGTGGGTCTACCCGGGGCGAATGGGCGCGGGGACGGTGGGGGTGGCCGTGGTCGCCGATGGCCTGGCTTCAGGCCCCATCCCGGATAGCACGTTGCTGGCCAAGGTGCAGGCGCACCTTGAAGGCGTGCGCCCGGTCACCTGCGAGGTGACGGTGTTCGCGCCGCAGGTGCTGACCGTGCCCATCACCGTGCGCCTCGTGCCCGATAGCGAGGCCGTGCGTGCGGCGGTGCGGGCTGAACTGCGCGACCTGTTCGCCCGCGAATCCTCGCCCGGTGCGGTCATCAGGGTGTCGCACCTGCGCGAGGCCGTCTCCGTCTCACCCGGTGAGGAGGACCACGTCCTCCAATCCCCCACGGCGGACGTCGTGCCCGCCAGCCACCAGATGCCGGTGCTGGGCGACATCACCTTCGCCACGGCCTAG